One Proteinivorax tanatarense DNA segment encodes these proteins:
- a CDS encoding ABC transporter permease, with protein sequence MKSINVLAFRYLWQQKKRTALTVLGIIISMAMLTSMGTVLVSYRDTLIQEVKEKKALIMVFFQV encoded by the coding sequence GTGAAATCCATCAACGTTTTAGCTTTTAGATACTTATGGCAACAAAAGAAAAGGACGGCTCTAACCGTACTGGGAATAATCATATCCATGGCCATGCTTACATCAATGGGGACTGTGTTAGTAAGCTATAGAGATACTTTAATTCAAGAGGTAAAAGAGAAAAAGGCGCTTATCATGGTGTTTTTTCAGGTTTGA
- a CDS encoding ABC transporter permease has protein sequence MKSVTSLALRYLWYKKRKTVLTVLGIIISVSMLTSIGTISVTFREDQIDRYKKTNGAHHAKFSNVETGKYAAIESNPKVDKVAKKITVGKGSLEGTGINFYSISDDFFYLTNYSLRQGRMPIEDDEIALEGWFVRQLDISVGDKVKLSISDKDDYLVEAKEFKLVGVVDRYYFSQSIASAILSYDYAQSVNQYTNADIFITVKERLTVRNVVEEVGTEVGLPQYNRSLLMMMGEAVDRSSLGNIVVMASIVAFLGLIVCACTIAVIYNSFNISVMERVKQFGILRSIGCTPKQIRRIVFVEAGVQSAIGIPLGMVAGLAAMHLVFYILSLGEYSNFTNVNVVISPLVFTITFLVSVSTVFLSALAPANNAAKKQPTEAIFYRPPKPKKEFKPKKGYLLKIFSTAEIFLAYKNLQRNKKRSVLTALSLSISVILFIVFYVFSSYIIILQNEMVVGEHDITITTPGGGYFTEKDLNEIKSLKGVDEVYAIKAKTTRGVYLPENLTRKFRESKKENDIVTVSARLMGYDEEQLSLAEQHLVAGEIDPSKIRQEKGVLVVPNKIINDQGRQWNEIQALDLEVGEEVLVDLHPSQNRGEKDNNQIKPAIDSKFKVMGILEAVPIGPPIGRNEVYYVTHKDLVKSHCQGYNEIYINGIDNLDQSTHHDLNRELNEISSKIQGAFVADHLMSAKISKQSILEVSIFMYGFIALVSTIGALNIINSISTSLLTRVREFAELRAVGMGPKKLRKMIRYEASLSGLIGVFYGCIAGNLLGYCLYRLMSRLEPLEWYFPWRANVIVILAVLVISLLASRATIEKVKNMDIIESLRQEG, from the coding sequence GCACTATTTCGGTAACCTTTAGAGAAGATCAAATAGACAGGTATAAAAAAACTAACGGAGCTCATCATGCTAAATTTAGTAATGTTGAAACTGGCAAATATGCCGCTATTGAGTCAAACCCTAAAGTAGATAAAGTTGCTAAAAAAATAACTGTAGGTAAAGGTAGCTTAGAAGGCACGGGTATAAATTTTTATAGTATTAGTGATGACTTTTTTTACTTAACTAATTATTCCTTACGGCAGGGCAGGATGCCGATAGAAGACGATGAGATTGCTTTGGAAGGGTGGTTTGTTAGACAATTAGATATTTCTGTTGGCGATAAAGTAAAGTTATCTATTAGTGACAAAGATGATTACTTGGTAGAAGCAAAAGAGTTTAAATTGGTAGGTGTTGTTGATAGATATTATTTTTCGCAATCTATTGCGTCAGCAATTTTATCCTATGACTATGCTCAAAGCGTTAATCAGTATACAAATGCAGATATTTTTATCACAGTAAAAGAGAGATTAACGGTAAGAAATGTTGTTGAGGAAGTTGGAACAGAAGTTGGGCTTCCCCAGTATAACCGTTCTTTGTTAATGATGATGGGTGAAGCTGTCGATAGAAGTAGCTTAGGGAACATAGTGGTTATGGCTAGTATTGTGGCATTTCTTGGTTTAATAGTATGCGCATGTACAATAGCGGTTATTTATAATTCATTTAATATTTCTGTGATGGAGCGGGTAAAACAATTTGGTATTTTGCGTTCCATTGGCTGCACTCCTAAGCAAATTAGAAGAATTGTTTTTGTAGAAGCCGGTGTACAAAGTGCAATTGGTATTCCGCTAGGCATGGTGGCGGGGTTGGCAGCCATGCATTTAGTTTTTTACATTTTATCCCTTGGAGAATACTCTAATTTTACTAATGTAAATGTGGTTATTTCACCTTTGGTTTTTACCATTACTTTTTTGGTTTCAGTGTCAACTGTATTTTTATCAGCATTAGCTCCCGCCAATAATGCAGCTAAAAAACAGCCTACAGAGGCAATATTTTATAGACCTCCAAAGCCTAAAAAAGAGTTTAAACCTAAAAAAGGATACCTATTAAAAATATTTTCTACAGCTGAAATTTTTTTGGCATATAAAAATTTACAACGCAATAAAAAAAGATCTGTACTAACTGCACTTTCATTAAGTATCAGTGTGATTTTATTTATTGTCTTTTATGTTTTTAGCAGTTATATAATAATTTTACAAAATGAAATGGTTGTAGGAGAACATGATATCACAATTACCACTCCAGGGGGAGGATACTTTACTGAAAAGGATTTAAATGAAATAAAAAGTCTAAAAGGAGTTGACGAAGTTTATGCCATCAAAGCAAAAACAACACGAGGAGTTTATTTGCCAGAAAATCTTACTAGAAAATTTAGAGAAAGCAAAAAAGAAAATGACATAGTAACAGTTAGTGCAAGGCTGATGGGATATGATGAAGAACAGCTTAGCCTCGCAGAACAACACTTGGTAGCAGGGGAGATAGACCCTTCAAAAATTCGTCAAGAAAAAGGGGTGTTAGTTGTTCCAAATAAGATAATTAATGATCAGGGGCGGCAGTGGAATGAAATACAAGCGTTGGATTTAGAGGTAGGAGAAGAGGTTTTAGTAGACTTACACCCCTCCCAAAATCGTGGGGAAAAAGATAATAATCAAATAAAACCTGCAATAGACTCAAAATTTAAAGTAATGGGAATATTAGAAGCAGTACCCATAGGACCACCAATTGGAAGAAATGAGGTATATTATGTAACCCATAAAGACTTGGTAAAAAGCCACTGTCAAGGCTACAATGAAATATATATCAATGGGATAGATAACTTAGATCAATCCACCCACCATGACTTAAATAGAGAGTTAAATGAAATATCAAGTAAAATTCAAGGGGCATTTGTTGCCGATCATTTAATGTCTGCAAAAATAAGTAAACAATCTATTTTAGAAGTTTCTATCTTTATGTATGGATTTATTGCTTTGGTGAGCACAATAGGGGCTTTAAATATAATCAATAGCATAAGTACCAGCCTGCTAACTAGAGTAAGAGAGTTTGCCGAACTTAGGGCTGTAGGAATGGGCCCTAAAAAGCTTCGCAAGATGATTAGATATGAAGCATCGCTAAGCGGATTGATTGGGGTTTTTTATGGTTGTATTGCAGGAAACTTGCTGGGATATTGTTTATATAGGCTGATGAGCAGGCTAGAGCCTTTAGAGTGGTACTTTCCATGGAGAGCAAACGTTATTGTAATATTGGCGGTGTTAGTTATATCTTTATTAGCGTCAAGGGCTACTATAGAAAAGGTGAAAAATATGGACATAATAGAATCACTTCGTCAAGAAGGATAA